In one Gopherus evgoodei ecotype Sinaloan lineage chromosome 1, rGopEvg1_v1.p, whole genome shotgun sequence genomic region, the following are encoded:
- the EMP1 gene encoding epithelial membrane protein 1 produces the protein MLVLLAGIFVVHIATVVMLFVSTIANVWMAGTSTMGANSTGLWLDCDAVKCRQIAFAEGDMPSLKAVQAFMILAIIFSFFSLVMFVVQLFTMEKGKRFYITGAIMLICWLFILIAVSIYTARFPHYFTDPRDHHGYSFILAWICFCFSFIIGILYLVLRKK, from the exons ATGTTGGTGCTATTGGCTGGTATTTTTGTGGTCCACATTGCCACCGTGGTCATGCTGTTTGTATCCACCATTGCCAAC GTCTGGATGGCAGGTACCTCTACCATGGGGGCAAACTCAACAGGACTCTGGCTAGACTGCGATGCTGTGAAATGCCGTCAGATTGCATTTGCTGAAGGGGATATGC CTTCCCTCAAGGCAGTGCAAGCCTTCATGATCCTGGCTATCATCTTCTCCTTCTTCTCATTGGTCATGTTCGTGGTACAGCTCTTCACCATGGAGAAAGGGAAACGCTTCTACATCACTGGAGCCATCATGCTGATTTGCT GGCTGTTCATTTTGATTGCAGTCTCCATCTACACAGCCCGATTCCCACACTACTTCACAGACCCTCGGGACCATCATGGCTACTCCTTCATATTGGCCTGGATCTGCTTTTGCTTTAGCTTCATCATTGGCATCCTCTACCTTGTCCTTAGAAAGAAATAA